One window of Pectobacterium carotovorum genomic DNA carries:
- the rsxC gene encoding electron transport complex subunit RsxC: MLKLFSAFKKDRIWDFDGGIHPPEMKTQSSQTPLRQIPLPEQFIIPLKQHLGPEGEICVSVGDKVLRGQPLTRGKGRTLPVHAPTSGTVNAIRQHTTAHPSGLSELSIIIVPDGDDRWCERQTFTDYRAQSTDTLLAHLHQAGIAGLGGAGFPTAAKLQGGMRGIETLIINGAECEPYITADDRLMQECAEEIIQGVEILSFLLQPKRILIGIEDNKPEAISVLRLALGKRSDMHLRVIPTKYPSGGAKQLTKILTGKEVPFGKHSAAIGVLMQNVGTAFAIKRAVIDGEPLTERVVTLTGEALRQPGNVWARLGTPVRHLLKQGGFHVNKQPMVVMGGPLMGFTLPSLDVPIVKISNCLLAPSHTEMEPVAEEQSCIRCSKCADACPAGLLPQQLYWFSRGQEHEKARNHHLFDCIECGACAYVCPSNIPLVQYYRQEKAEIRAIDEEAQRAAQAKVRFDAKQARLEREKAARELRHKQAAAGVSTTDKDAVQAALERVRRKQTAATEVGSSITVIPDAEPDNSAAIAARAARKALIREEQLREERAREKQAQQETPAANVPSAELDDPRKAAVAAALARVKARKAAQQSVTNTEEPVLSAPPDVVAEPIAVVEVQEPEDPRKAAVAAAIARVKARKAAQQPATNTEEPVPSAVPDAVAEPVAVVEVQEPEDPRKAAVAAAIARVKARKAAQASSYQEE, translated from the coding sequence ATGCTTAAGCTGTTTTCCGCCTTTAAAAAAGACAGAATCTGGGATTTCGACGGAGGCATTCATCCGCCGGAAATGAAGACGCAGTCCAGCCAGACGCCACTGCGCCAGATTCCGCTGCCAGAACAGTTCATTATTCCGCTCAAGCAGCATCTTGGCCCAGAAGGCGAGATTTGTGTCAGCGTCGGCGATAAAGTCCTGCGCGGTCAACCATTGACGCGGGGAAAAGGCCGCACCTTGCCCGTTCACGCACCGACGTCGGGAACGGTGAATGCGATTCGCCAGCACACGACGGCGCACCCTTCGGGTCTGTCAGAGCTCAGTATCATCATTGTGCCGGATGGCGACGATCGCTGGTGCGAGCGCCAGACTTTTACGGATTATCGCGCACAGAGCACCGACACCCTGCTTGCCCATCTGCATCAGGCTGGCATTGCGGGCTTAGGCGGTGCAGGTTTCCCTACCGCGGCCAAGTTACAAGGCGGGATGCGCGGGATTGAAACCCTGATTATCAACGGCGCAGAGTGTGAACCCTATATCACCGCCGACGATCGACTCATGCAGGAGTGCGCCGAGGAGATTATTCAGGGCGTCGAGATTTTGTCGTTTCTGTTGCAGCCGAAACGCATTCTAATTGGTATCGAAGATAACAAACCGGAAGCTATCAGCGTCCTGCGGCTGGCCTTGGGTAAGCGCAGCGATATGCATCTGCGGGTCATCCCAACCAAATATCCGTCAGGCGGTGCCAAGCAGCTCACCAAGATTCTAACCGGCAAAGAAGTCCCGTTTGGTAAACACTCCGCCGCCATTGGCGTGTTGATGCAGAACGTCGGCACGGCCTTTGCTATCAAACGTGCCGTGATCGACGGCGAACCGCTCACCGAACGCGTGGTGACGCTGACCGGTGAGGCACTGCGTCAGCCCGGCAATGTCTGGGCTCGACTGGGGACACCGGTACGTCACCTGCTCAAACAGGGCGGCTTCCACGTCAATAAGCAGCCGATGGTAGTGATGGGTGGTCCGCTGATGGGCTTTACCCTGCCGTCACTGGATGTCCCTATCGTCAAAATCAGCAACTGCCTGCTCGCACCGTCACATACGGAAATGGAGCCGGTTGCCGAAGAACAATCCTGTATTCGCTGTAGCAAATGTGCCGATGCCTGTCCGGCGGGACTCTTACCGCAGCAGCTTTACTGGTTCAGCCGTGGGCAGGAACACGAAAAAGCCCGCAATCACCATCTTTTTGACTGCATCGAGTGTGGTGCCTGTGCTTACGTCTGCCCCAGCAATATTCCGCTGGTACAGTATTACCGTCAGGAAAAGGCCGAAATTCGGGCCATCGACGAAGAGGCACAGCGTGCCGCGCAAGCCAAAGTACGTTTTGATGCTAAACAGGCCCGTCTGGAACGAGAAAAAGCCGCTCGAGAATTGCGCCATAAACAGGCTGCGGCTGGCGTATCCACCACGGATAAAGATGCCGTTCAGGCGGCGCTGGAACGTGTACGTCGTAAGCAAACCGCCGCAACAGAGGTCGGTTCGTCGATCACGGTAATCCCCGATGCAGAGCCAGATAACAGCGCTGCTATCGCCGCGCGTGCTGCCCGCAAAGCCCTAATACGTGAAGAACAGCTGCGTGAAGAACGGGCACGTGAAAAACAGGCGCAGCAGGAAACGCCTGCGGCCAATGTTCCTTCTGCCGAGCTTGACGACCCACGCAAAGCGGCGGTAGCCGCCGCTCTTGCACGCGTTAAAGCCCGTAAAGCCGCGCAGCAATCTGTAACAAATACGGAAGAACCGGTTTTATCGGCTCCCCCTGACGTGGTGGCAGAACCGATTGCCGTTGTTGAAGTACAAGAGCCAGAAGATCCACGTAAGGCTGCCGTGGCTGCCGCTATCGCGCGCGTTAAAGCCCGTAAAGCAGCGCAGCAGCCTGCAACAAACACGGAGGAGCCTGTTCCGTCGGCTGTCCCTGACGCGGTGGCAGAACCCGTCGCCGTCGTTGAAGTACAAGAGCCGGAAGATCCGCGTAAGGCTGCTGTGGCTGCCGCTATCGCTCGCGTTAAAGCCCGTAAAGCCGCGCAGGCATCGTCATATCAAGAGGAATAA
- the rsxD gene encoding electron transport complex subunit RsxD, whose product MAFRIASSPFTHNQQRTQRIMLLVILACLPGMLAQYYFFGYGNLIQVGLASATALIAEGVTLSLRKFAVRTTLADNSALLTAVLLGISLPPLAPWWMVVMATVFAIIIAKQLYGGLGQNPFNPAMIGYVVLLISFPVQMTSWLPPVPLQTIAVDFHDALVIIFTGNTPDGHTIQQLIHNVDGVSQATPLDTFKTSLRSGQTPQDILQQPMFAQSLSGIGWQWVNIGFLIGGLFLLMRGTIRWHIPVSFLLSLMFCAALSWIIAPEKFAPPLLHLLSGATMLGAFFIATDPVTASTTNRGRLIFGALIGLLVWLIRTYGGYPDGVAFAVLLANITVPLIDYYTKPRAYGHHR is encoded by the coding sequence ATGGCTTTTAGAATTGCGAGTTCACCGTTCACACATAACCAGCAGCGCACGCAACGCATCATGCTGCTGGTCATTCTGGCCTGTCTGCCGGGTATGCTGGCGCAGTATTACTTCTTTGGCTACGGTAACCTGATTCAGGTCGGGCTGGCATCCGCCACTGCGCTTATCGCAGAAGGCGTGACATTGTCACTGAGAAAATTCGCCGTACGCACCACGCTGGCTGATAATTCCGCCCTACTGACCGCCGTGCTGCTCGGTATCAGCCTGCCGCCGCTAGCCCCCTGGTGGATGGTGGTCATGGCAACTGTCTTCGCTATCATTATCGCCAAACAGCTGTATGGCGGTTTAGGGCAAAACCCGTTTAACCCCGCGATGATTGGCTATGTGGTGCTGCTGATCTCTTTCCCTGTCCAGATGACAAGCTGGCTGCCGCCTGTGCCGCTGCAAACCATTGCCGTCGATTTCCATGATGCGCTAGTGATCATCTTTACCGGAAACACGCCTGACGGGCACACCATACAGCAGTTGATACACAATGTTGATGGCGTCAGTCAGGCCACCCCGCTGGATACGTTTAAAACCAGCCTGCGCTCAGGCCAAACGCCGCAGGACATTCTGCAACAGCCGATGTTTGCCCAATCGCTGTCCGGTATCGGCTGGCAGTGGGTGAATATCGGTTTTCTCATCGGCGGACTGTTTTTGCTGATGCGCGGCACCATTCGCTGGCATATTCCGGTCAGTTTCCTGCTGTCGCTAATGTTCTGCGCCGCGCTAAGCTGGATCATCGCGCCGGAGAAATTTGCGCCACCGCTGCTACACCTGCTGTCCGGTGCCACTATGCTTGGCGCATTTTTCATTGCAACCGATCCCGTTACCGCGTCAACCACGAACCGGGGTCGTCTGATTTTCGGGGCGCTGATTGGGTTACTGGTCTGGTTGATTCGTACCTACGGTGGCTACCCAGATGGCGTCGCGTTTGCCGTTCTGCTGGCAAATATCACCGTGCCGCTGATCGACTATTACACCAAGCCGCGCGCTTACGGCCATCATCGCTAA
- the rsxA gene encoding electron transport complex subunit RsxA has product MTEYALLFVSILLVNNFVLVKFLGLCPFMGVSKKLETAIGMGMATTFVMTVGSMFSWLVNEFILVPLDILYLRTMAFILVLAVVVQFSEMFVRKVSPELYRLLGIFLPLITTNCAVLGVVLLNINLSHGFLQSTIYGFGGAAGFSLVMVLFAAIRERLAVSDIPAPFRGSSIALITAGLMSLAFMGFTGLVKF; this is encoded by the coding sequence ATGACCGAATACGCATTGCTCTTTGTTAGCATCCTTCTGGTAAATAATTTCGTCTTAGTGAAGTTTCTTGGGCTGTGCCCCTTTATGGGCGTGTCCAAAAAGCTGGAGACGGCGATTGGCATGGGCATGGCGACCACGTTCGTCATGACTGTCGGCTCCATGTTCTCGTGGTTGGTCAACGAATTTATTCTCGTTCCGCTCGATATTCTCTATTTGCGCACCATGGCGTTTATTCTGGTGCTCGCCGTGGTGGTGCAGTTTTCCGAGATGTTCGTGCGCAAAGTCAGCCCTGAGCTATATCGCCTGCTGGGGATCTTCCTGCCGCTGATTACGACCAACTGTGCGGTGCTTGGCGTCGTTCTGCTCAACATCAATCTGTCACACGGTTTCCTGCAATCGACGATTTATGGTTTCGGCGGCGCGGCGGGCTTCTCGCTGGTGATGGTGCTGTTTGCAGCCATTCGGGAACGTCTTGCCGTGTCGGATATTCCCGCGCCCTTCCGAGGCTCGTCTATCGCACTGATCACCGCGGGTCTTATGTCGCTGGCGTTTATGGGCTTTACCGGACTGGTGAAATTCTGA
- the rsxB gene encoding electron transport complex subunit RsxB → MIAIWIAIAALSVLALAFGLVLGYASRRFEVENDPIVEEVEAMLPQSQCGQCGYPGCRPYAEAVALNGESINKCGPGGEAMMLKLAEKLNVDPQPLEGDADVQAPARHVAWIDESNCIGCTKCIQACPVDAIIGSTKAVHTVVSDLCTGCDLCVSPCPTDCIELRPIAPTPANWKWDLDTIPVRVIQVERHA, encoded by the coding sequence ATGATCGCTATCTGGATCGCCATTGCAGCACTAAGCGTACTCGCGCTGGCATTCGGCCTGGTGTTGGGTTACGCCTCCCGTCGGTTTGAAGTCGAAAACGATCCGATCGTGGAAGAAGTGGAAGCCATGCTGCCGCAAAGCCAGTGCGGTCAGTGCGGTTACCCTGGCTGTCGGCCTTATGCCGAAGCAGTCGCGCTGAATGGTGAAAGTATTAATAAATGCGGCCCCGGCGGCGAAGCAATGATGCTGAAGCTTGCTGAAAAGCTCAACGTCGATCCGCAGCCGCTAGAAGGCGACGCCGATGTTCAAGCCCCCGCACGCCATGTTGCCTGGATCGATGAAAGCAACTGCATCGGCTGCACCAAGTGCATTCAGGCCTGTCCGGTTGATGCCATCATCGGCAGTACCAAAGCGGTACACACCGTCGTCAGCGATTTGTGCACCGGCTGCGATCTCTGCGTCTCCCCTTGCCCGACGGACTGTATCGAATTACGTCCTATCGCGCCGACTCCCGCTAACTGGAAATGGGATCTCGATACGATTCCAGTACGCGTTATTCAAGTAGAACGACATGCTTAA
- a CDS encoding electron transport complex subunit E encodes MSQTKALFVEGLWKNNSALVQLLGLCPLLAVSSTATNALGLGLATTLVLTCTNMAVSALRRWVPAEIRIPIYVMIIASVVSTVQMLINAYAYGLYQSLGIFIPLIVTNCIVIGRAEAFASKNAVFPSAIDGLAMGLGATSALVVLGSLREILGNGTLFDGADLLLGSWAKVLRIEVVHLDSPFLLAMLPPGAFIGLGLLLAAKYLIDEKMKQRRTRAAVAEGKTASVTGAVGESL; translated from the coding sequence ATGAGTCAAACCAAAGCACTTTTCGTTGAAGGGTTATGGAAAAACAACTCAGCACTGGTTCAATTGCTGGGCCTGTGTCCCCTGCTGGCTGTGTCATCAACCGCGACTAACGCGCTGGGATTAGGGCTGGCAACCACGCTGGTTCTCACCTGTACCAACATGGCTGTCTCCGCGCTACGCCGCTGGGTACCTGCGGAAATTCGTATTCCCATTTACGTCATGATCATTGCTTCGGTGGTCAGTACCGTGCAGATGTTGATCAACGCCTATGCCTACGGGTTATATCAGTCGCTAGGGATTTTTATTCCGCTGATCGTGACGAACTGTATCGTTATCGGTCGGGCAGAAGCCTTTGCTTCCAAGAATGCGGTTTTCCCTTCCGCTATCGACGGTCTGGCAATGGGGTTAGGAGCAACCAGCGCACTGGTGGTACTCGGTTCTTTGCGTGAGATTCTGGGTAACGGTACGCTATTCGACGGCGCGGATTTGCTGCTAGGCAGTTGGGCTAAGGTTCTCCGCATTGAAGTGGTTCATCTCGATTCCCCGTTCTTGCTGGCGATGCTACCACCAGGTGCCTTTATCGGTCTGGGACTGTTGCTGGCAGCGAAATATTTGATCGATGAGAAAATGAAACAACGCCGAACCCGTGCTGCTGTTGCCGAAGGAAAAACGGCATCGGTGACGGGTGCCGTAGGGGAATCGCTGTGA
- the rsxG gene encoding electron transport complex subunit RsxG, with protein MFTTMRRHAMTLALFAAFTTAITAIVNMLTEPTISHQAMLQQKMLLDQVVPAELYNSDIQKECYVVTNPALGSSAPHRVFIARQNGEPVAAALESTAPDGYSGAIRLLVGADFHGKVLGVRVTEHHETPGLGDKIEVRISDWITRFTGLMVQGEHDARWAVKKEGGMFDQFTGATITPRAVINSVKRSALYLQTLPSQINTLSACGENQ; from the coding sequence ATGTTTACCACTATGCGCCGCCACGCGATGACACTGGCTCTGTTTGCGGCATTCACGACGGCAATTACAGCCATCGTGAATATGTTAACGGAACCCACAATTTCGCATCAGGCGATGCTGCAACAAAAGATGCTGTTGGATCAGGTCGTTCCCGCCGAGTTATACAATAGTGACATTCAGAAAGAGTGTTACGTTGTCACTAATCCAGCATTGGGGTCGTCAGCACCGCACCGCGTTTTCATCGCTCGTCAGAATGGTGAACCGGTCGCCGCCGCACTGGAAAGTACCGCGCCGGATGGTTATTCTGGAGCGATTCGGCTGCTGGTTGGTGCCGATTTTCACGGTAAGGTACTCGGCGTCCGTGTCACCGAGCATCATGAAACACCGGGGCTGGGTGATAAAATCGAAGTGCGGATTTCTGACTGGATCACTCGGTTTACTGGGCTAATGGTACAGGGCGAGCATGACGCCCGCTGGGCAGTGAAAAAGGAAGGCGGAATGTTTGATCAATTTACCGGCGCAACCATTACGCCACGCGCCGTTATTAATAGCGTAAAACGCAGCGCCCTTTACCTGCAAACGCTGCCATCACAAATCAATACGCTGTCCGCCTGTGGAGAGAACCAATGA
- the araA gene encoding L-arabinose isomerase yields MDHFKQLEVWFVIGSQHLYGPETLRQVKENAEKVVAGLNQQANLPVKLVLKPLVKTPDEILALCRDANYQDNCIGLLTWLHTFSPAKMWIGGLSVLSKPLLQFHTQFNAEVPWDTMDMDFMNLNQTAHGGREFGFIGARMRQAHQVIVGHWQDKNAHVRIGKWMRVAAAIQESKQLKVARFGDNMREVAVTEGDKVGAQIQFGYSVSAWGLGDLTAVVDAVSKGDIDALVEEYEASYQLTDAVKLNGANRQNLLDAAQIELGMKRFLEQGGYHAFTTDFENLYGLKQLPGLAVQRLMQQGYGFGGEGDWKTAALLRIMKVMAGGLSGGTSFMEDYTYNFQNGNDLVVGSHMLEVCPTIAKEQKPILDAQYLGIGGKADPARLIFSTPAGPSLNASVIDMGDRFRMLVNLVDTIEQPRPLPKLPVARAIWKAQPSLEVAAEAWILAGGAHHTVFSQALDLEHMRLYAEMQNIELLVIDNDTRLHSFKDALRWNDVYYKLFS; encoded by the coding sequence ATGGATCATTTTAAGCAGCTTGAAGTCTGGTTCGTCATCGGTAGCCAGCATCTCTACGGGCCGGAAACGTTACGTCAGGTAAAAGAGAACGCAGAAAAAGTCGTCGCCGGATTGAATCAACAGGCCAACCTGCCGGTTAAACTGGTGCTGAAACCGCTGGTGAAAACGCCGGACGAAATTCTGGCGCTGTGTCGCGATGCCAACTATCAGGATAACTGTATCGGCCTGCTGACCTGGCTGCATACCTTCTCTCCAGCCAAAATGTGGATCGGCGGCCTGAGCGTACTCAGTAAACCGCTGCTGCAATTCCACACCCAGTTCAATGCCGAAGTGCCGTGGGACACCATGGACATGGATTTCATGAACCTGAACCAGACTGCACACGGTGGACGCGAATTTGGCTTCATCGGCGCACGGATGCGGCAGGCGCATCAGGTCATTGTCGGTCACTGGCAGGATAAGAACGCGCATGTGCGCATCGGTAAGTGGATGCGGGTTGCCGCCGCTATTCAGGAAAGTAAGCAACTGAAGGTAGCACGCTTTGGGGACAACATGCGTGAAGTCGCCGTCACCGAAGGCGATAAAGTCGGCGCGCAGATCCAGTTCGGTTATTCCGTCAGCGCCTGGGGTCTGGGCGATTTAACCGCCGTCGTCGATGCCGTATCCAAAGGCGATATTGATGCCTTGGTAGAAGAGTATGAGGCTAGCTACCAATTGACAGACGCGGTGAAACTCAATGGTGCCAACCGCCAAAACCTGCTGGATGCCGCCCAGATCGAACTCGGAATGAAACGCTTTCTGGAACAAGGTGGTTATCACGCGTTCACCACCGACTTTGAAAACCTGTACGGGTTGAAACAGCTGCCGGGGCTGGCAGTACAGCGTCTAATGCAGCAAGGCTACGGTTTTGGTGGCGAAGGCGACTGGAAAACCGCCGCGCTGCTGCGCATTATGAAAGTGATGGCGGGCGGGCTGTCGGGCGGTACGTCCTTCATGGAGGACTACACCTATAACTTCCAGAACGGTAACGATCTGGTCGTCGGTTCCCACATGCTGGAAGTGTGTCCGACGATTGCAAAAGAGCAGAAACCGATTCTGGATGCGCAATACCTAGGCATTGGCGGAAAAGCCGACCCTGCCCGTTTGATTTTCTCAACGCCGGCTGGGCCGTCCCTCAACGCCAGCGTGATCGACATGGGCGACCGTTTCAGAATGCTGGTTAATCTGGTCGATACCATCGAACAGCCGCGCCCGCTGCCGAAACTGCCGGTTGCCCGTGCCATCTGGAAAGCGCAGCCGTCACTGGAAGTGGCGGCCGAAGCCTGGATTCTGGCTGGCGGTGCGCACCACACCGTCTTTAGTCAGGCGTTGGATCTCGAACACATGCGGCTCTACGCCGAGATGCAGAACATTGAACTGCTGGTGATCGACAACGACACCCGGCTCCACAGCTTCAAAGATGCCCTGCGCTGGAACGACGTGTACTACAAACTTTTTAGTTGA
- the ydgT gene encoding transcription modulator YdgT, whose translation MTAHDYLLKFRKVSSTESLEKLFDHLNYSLTDSKEIINMYRAADHRRAELASGGRLFDLGCVPKSVWHHVL comes from the coding sequence ATGACCGCTCATGACTATTTGCTTAAATTCAGAAAAGTCAGCTCAACAGAAAGTCTTGAAAAACTCTTTGACCACCTCAATTATTCTCTGACAGATAGTAAGGAAATCATCAATATGTATCGTGCAGCGGATCATCGGCGGGCTGAGTTAGCATCCGGCGGGCGCTTGTTCGACCTCGGCTGCGTGCCAAAATCCGTCTGGCATCACGTACTATAG
- the nth gene encoding endonuclease III: MNKAKRIEILTRLRANNPHPTTELNFSTPFELLIAVLLSAQATDVSVNKATAKLYPVANTPEALLELGVDGVKGYIKTIGLFNSKAENVIKTCRLLLEKHQGQVPEDRAALEALPGVGRKTANVVLNTAFGWPTIAVDTHIFRVSNRTGFAPGKNVEQVEEKLLKVVPAEFKVDCHHWLILHGRYTCIARKPRCGSCLIEDLCEFGEKVDA; this comes from the coding sequence GTGAACAAGGCCAAGCGAATTGAGATCTTAACGCGTCTGCGCGCCAACAATCCCCATCCGACGACGGAGTTAAATTTCAGCACGCCATTTGAGCTGCTCATCGCCGTACTGCTTTCCGCACAGGCAACCGATGTCAGCGTCAATAAAGCAACTGCAAAGCTCTACCCTGTCGCCAACACGCCGGAAGCCCTGCTTGAACTCGGTGTAGACGGTGTTAAAGGCTACATCAAGACGATTGGCCTGTTTAACAGCAAAGCAGAAAACGTCATCAAGACCTGCCGTTTACTGCTGGAAAAACATCAGGGACAAGTTCCAGAAGATCGCGCGGCGCTGGAGGCCTTACCCGGCGTAGGACGGAAAACGGCAAATGTGGTTCTGAATACCGCGTTTGGCTGGCCGACGATTGCCGTTGATACCCATATCTTTCGCGTCAGTAACCGTACAGGGTTTGCTCCGGGTAAAAATGTCGAACAGGTAGAGGAAAAACTGCTGAAAGTCGTTCCGGCAGAATTTAAAGTCGACTGCCATCATTGGTTAATTCTGCATGGTCGTTACACCTGTATTGCCCGTAAACCGCGCTGTGGCTCCTGCCTGATTGAGGATTTATGTGAATTTGGCGAGAAGGTCGACGCCTAA